One stretch of Paenibacillus sp. FSL R5-0341 DNA includes these proteins:
- a CDS encoding alpha-glycosidase, with protein MILEAIYHRPKLNWSYAYDRSTMHLRLRSKRGDLDAVIAITGDKYAWDRTITHIPMHIFARDEMFDYWEAETSPPYRRLRYGFQLIQGEESVWMTERGFEQALPDHPLEFFDFPFMNPVDIFEPPAWVKDAVFYQIFPERYANGDPFISPKNAEPWGGEPTPVNFFGGDLQGVLDHLDHISQLGINAIYFCPLFEATTNHKYNTGDYMKVDPHFGTNEQFKAFVDACHQRGIRVVLDAVFNHSGREFPPFVDVMKNGAASSYADWFYIKDWPPRVEDGIPTYDTFAFEPLMPKLNTEHPEVKAYLLEVGRFWIEEMDIDGWRLDVANEVDHQFWREFRQTVKAIKPDAYLLGEIWHDSLMWLQGDQFDAVMNYPFTNSVLDYTVHGKLDGLGFANEIGKLLAAYSQPVTEAAFNLLGSHDTPRLLSLCDGDERKMKLAVTLLLTYPGVPCIYYGDEVGLDGGYDPGCRKCMEWDETKQNRELLEFFTRTIALRKEHPALRSTELKIVYAKAGDPCLAIERLDSNSGERMLLVLNAGDEPCTLELPLADRNVWRNLFTANTVEARQNKLTLNLEAYGFSLMQLEVKQPAEA; from the coding sequence ATGATTCTTGAAGCCATTTACCATCGCCCCAAACTCAATTGGTCCTATGCTTATGATCGCTCGACCATGCACCTGCGACTTCGGTCCAAACGCGGGGATCTGGATGCGGTGATTGCGATTACCGGGGACAAATATGCCTGGGATCGGACGATCACGCACATCCCCATGCACATCTTTGCCCGAGATGAAATGTTCGATTATTGGGAAGCCGAGACTTCACCTCCCTATCGCAGATTACGGTATGGGTTCCAATTGATTCAGGGAGAGGAATCGGTCTGGATGACAGAGCGTGGATTCGAGCAGGCGTTGCCTGATCATCCACTTGAATTCTTTGATTTTCCATTTATGAACCCAGTCGACATATTTGAACCGCCTGCCTGGGTTAAGGACGCTGTGTTTTATCAGATTTTCCCTGAACGTTATGCCAATGGTGATCCCTTCATCAGTCCCAAAAATGCGGAACCCTGGGGAGGAGAACCTACACCGGTGAACTTCTTTGGTGGAGATCTGCAAGGTGTGCTTGATCATCTGGATCATATCAGCCAGCTCGGTATCAATGCCATCTACTTCTGTCCGCTGTTCGAGGCCACGACGAATCACAAATACAATACAGGCGATTACATGAAAGTTGATCCTCACTTTGGAACCAATGAACAGTTCAAAGCCTTTGTGGACGCCTGTCATCAGCGAGGTATACGCGTTGTTCTGGATGCGGTATTTAATCATTCCGGGAGAGAGTTTCCTCCTTTTGTGGATGTGATGAAGAATGGAGCTGCCTCCTCCTACGCAGATTGGTTCTATATTAAGGATTGGCCGCCGCGTGTGGAGGATGGTATACCGACTTATGACACCTTTGCCTTTGAGCCGCTCATGCCGAAGCTGAATACGGAACACCCTGAAGTGAAGGCATACCTGCTGGAGGTAGGACGTTTCTGGATTGAGGAGATGGATATTGACGGCTGGAGACTAGATGTGGCGAATGAGGTGGATCATCAGTTCTGGCGCGAATTCCGGCAGACGGTAAAGGCCATCAAGCCTGACGCCTATCTGCTCGGTGAGATCTGGCATGATTCGCTCATGTGGCTTCAGGGAGACCAGTTCGATGCCGTGATGAATTATCCATTTACCAATTCGGTATTGGACTACACGGTGCACGGAAAGCTGGATGGACTTGGCTTCGCGAATGAGATCGGCAAACTGCTCGCAGCCTATTCACAGCCTGTAACGGAAGCAGCTTTCAATCTGCTCGGAAGCCATGATACGCCCAGACTGCTGTCCTTGTGTGATGGAGATGAACGCAAGATGAAGCTTGCCGTTACGTTGCTGCTTACGTATCCAGGTGTACCCTGTATCTATTATGGAGACGAAGTGGGTCTTGATGGGGGATATGATCCGGGTTGCCGCAAGTGTATGGAGTGGGATGAGACCAAACAGAACCGTGAACTTCTGGAATTCTTCACCCGTACGATTGCCCTTCGCAAAGAGCACCCTGCCCTTCGCAGCACGGAACTGAAGATTGTATATGCAAAAGCCGGAGACCCTTGTCTTGCCATCGAACGATTGGATTCGAATTCAGGTGAACGTATGCTTCTTGTGCTGAATGCGGGTGATGAGCCGTGTACACTGGAACTCCCCTTGGCAGATCGTAACGTCTGGCGAAATCTATTCACAGCAAACACCGTGGAAGCTCGGCAAAATAAACTGACCCTCAATCTGGAAGCATACGGATTCTCCCTGATGCAACTTGAGGTGAAACAACCAGCTGAGGCCTGA